A genomic segment from Asterias amurensis chromosome 6, ASM3211899v1 encodes:
- the LOC139938501 gene encoding ankyrin repeat domain-containing protein 61-like: MDEQTPLMKFFNQLRLKCGTSPSIQLSDGIHLTGVPNDDLYDAITRGDLSKCQELLEMGVMDQEEGDCASYPSHEAVKLTSPLHYAVMRREPEIIKLLLKYGADPNCVDTEGRTAIHSLILCWPRCVPKGNPSKLHGTAAYQRHLQEVDMVCRDSLWRLCAFGGNPNARDNRQQSPLHYAARFDIPSAAKVLLEWGAHNDSTDIDRKTPLMLAAATGEESLEVLLQSKPNVHLTCIDGKTALHHAVESRCPKHKKQLCVKLLLQGGANPDVVDNTRSTALHYACTKLPDETIIQCLLRARANPDIRDANLMTPLHLLLQNTNNLLTKDTILDLVDATLIYGIPNRQVPLAPNLPWLTFSVGAILTDHSPPPLQRICRKITRNQILKSLGSHYEDTKMERIMEDAVAWLPLPKSLQRFIVLDATNPVRQLILGIKQIQNRQ, from the coding sequence ATGGATGAACAGACCCCACTCATGAAGTTCTTTAATCAATTACGTCTTAAGTGCGGCACATCTCCATCAATACAACTAAGCGACGGGATACATCTTACAGGAGTTCCAAACGATGATCTATATGATGCGATTACTCGTGGAGATTTAAGTAAATGCCAGGAGCTTCTTGAAATGGGTGTAATGGATCAAGAAGAAGGAGACTGTGCAAGCTACCCTTCTCATGAAGCAGTTAAACTCACTTCGCCTCTACACTACGCAGTGATGCGCCGAGAGCCTGAGATTATTAAGCTACTTCTAAAGTACGGTGCTGATCCAAATTGTGTGGATACTGAAGGCAGGACAGCAATACATTCATTGATTCTATGCTGGCCTCGATGCGTACCTAAAGGTAACCCATCCAAGTTACACGGAACCGCTGCATATCAAAGGCATCTCCAAGAAGTAGACATGGTATGCCGAGATAGTCTTTGGAGACTATGTGCCTTTGGTGGCAACCCAAACGCACGGGACAACAGGCAGCAGTCACCGCTACACTATGCTGCTAGATTTGATATCCCTAGTGCAGCGAAAGTACTTCTTGAATGGGGTGCTCATAATGACTCCACTGACATAGACCGTAAGACACCTCTGATGCTAGCAGCAGCCACGGGAGAGGAAAGCCTGGAGGTTCTTCTGCAATCAAAACCAAACGTCCATCTTACATGTATTGATGGAAAGACAGCACTTCACCATGCAGTTGAGTCAAGATGCCCAAAGCATAAGAAGCAGCTTTGTGTTAAGTTGCTTCTTCAAGGAGGTGCTAACCCTGATGTAGTGGATAACACCAGAAGCACAGCTCTCCATTATGCATGTACTAAGCTACCAGACGAGACCATCATCCAGTGTTTACTACGAGCACGAGCCAATCCTGACATCCGAGATGCAAACCTCATGACGCCTCTTCATCTACTActccaaaacacaaacaatctcCTCACGAAAGACACCATCCTAGATCTTGTAGATGCAACTCTTATTTACGGAATACCAAACAGACAAGTTCCGTTGGCACCCAACCTTCCCTGGCTTACGTTTTCTGTTGGAGCAATTCTCACTGACCACTCCCCTCCACCTCTCCAGAGAATCTGCAGGAAGATAACACGCAACCAGATACTGAAGAGCCTTGGAAGTCATTATGAAGATACCAAGATGGAGCGGATCATGGAGGATGCAGTTGCTTGGTTACCGCTTCCAAAGTCACTACAAAGATTCATCGTACTGGATGCAACAAACCCAGTACGGCAATTGATTCTGGGAATTAAACAAATCCAGAACCGTCAGTGA